Within the Streptomyces sp. NBC_00353 genome, the region CGTCGAGCGCGAGCACCGCCCGCCCCTCGGCGCTCTCCCGCAGATAGGCGTCGAGCAGCAGACGCTCCGGCGGCCGTGCCGCGGCGGCCAGCTCCGCCTCGACAGCCGCTGCCGTCGCCTCGGCGAGTACGGCGCCCGGGTGCGGAACGCAGTCCGCGCGTAGTCCGCCCACGACCGTTACTGTGCCGGCCGCGCGCCCAGAACCAGGTCCACGGAGCGGAACACTGACACAGGAGAGTTCCTGCCACAGGTCGAGAAAGTGCTCGGGTCCGTGCACCTCGGCGCGAACTCCCGTGCGCAGGGCGAGCGCCACGCTGTTGTTGCCGACGACCCTCTCCGACAGATCACGGCGCAGGGTGTTCGAGGACCAGCGGCCACACCACCACAGGACCTTGCAGCGTTCGTCCGTGAGGAGCAGCGCGCAGTCCCCGCCGTCCAGCGTGGCTGCGAGCCGGTCGAGCACTGGGCGGGCCGCGGCGAGCAGCGCCGAGTCCTCGGTGTCATCGGTACCGGGCGCCGTCGCCAGATCGCGCCGTACTCCGTAGAAACGCGCACGCCGCCAGGCCGCTACAACGTTGTTCGGCACGTCGTCGGGCAAGGGCCGACCCTGCAGGAAGCGCTCGCGCGCCTGGCGTATCCGCTCGAGGGAGAACGCTGTGCCGGAGTCGGCTGTGGGGGAGTGCTCGGTACTGGTCACGACGGCCCTACGGTATCCGGCTGCCGGTGTCTCGAATTGAGACACCCATTCTCACGCGGACAGGTTCAAGATCACTAATGAACAAGTTGTGAGTCCATCTCAGGAGCTACGCAGTGCACACCGTCGAGACCGACGTACTGATCGTGGGCAGCGGCCCCGCGGGATCTTCGGCAGCCCTGGCACTGAGCACCTACGGCGTGCCCAATATCGTCGTGACCCGCTATGCCTCCCTGGCGGACACCCCGCGCGCCCACATCACCAACCAGCGAACCATGGAGGTGCTGCGTGACCTCGGTGTCGAGGACGAGGTCGTGGCCAAGGCCACCCCACAGCAGCTGATGGGCAACACCGTCTTTTGTACCAGCCTCGCGGGCGAGGAGCTGGGGCGGCTGCGCTCCTGGGGCAATGAACCGCTGGTGCAGGCTGAACATGAACTCGCCAGCCCGAGCCGCATGTGCGACATGCCGCAGCACCTCATGGAGCCAATTCTCGCCGACGCGGCGGTTGCGCGCGGTACTTCGCTGCGCTTCGAGACGGAGTACCTGTCGCACGTACAGGACGCGGACGGGGTGACAACCACCGTCAAGGACCGGCTGCGCGGGGACACTTACGAGATACGCGCGAAGTACCTGATCGGCGCGGACGGCGCCCGCAGCCGGGTTGCGGAGAACGCGCGGCTGCCGACCGTCGGTCAGATGGGTGTCGCGGGCAGCATCAACATCCTCTTCGAGGCGGACCTCAGTAAGTACACCGCGTACCGGCCGTCCACCCTCTACTGGGTGCTCGCCCCGGGCGCCACAGTTGGCGGCATCGGCGCGGGCCTCGTTCGCTGCGTTCGCCCGTGGAACGAGTGGATGATCGTGTGGGGTTACGAACTCGCGGCCGGCGCCCCCGACCTCACCGAGGAGTACGCCGTGTCGGTCGTACGCCGTCTCATCGGTGACGCCGACATCCCGGTGACCATCACCTCGTCCTCCGCCTGGACGGTCAACCATCTGTACGCCGAGAACTATCAGGACGGCCGTGTGCTGTGTGCTGGCGACGCTGTACACCGCCATCCGCCGTCGAACGGCCTCGGTTCCAACACTTCCATTCAGGACGCGTACAACCTGGCGTGGAAGCTGAAGCTCGTCCTGGACGGCACCGCCGGCCCGTCCCTCCTCAACACCTACACCGCCGAACGCGCTCCCATCGGCAAGCAGGTCGTCGAGCGCGCCAACAAGAGCATCGGCGAAACCGCGCCCGTCTTCGAGGCGCTCGACGGGCTCTCCCCACAGACGCCCGAGCAACTGTGGGCCAATATCGCCGGGCGTAAGGACACCACCGAGGCCGCCGAGAAGCAGCGGGAACAGCTGCGTGAGGCGATCGCCTCCAAAGCGTACGAATTCAACGCCCACGGCGTCGAGATGAACCAGCGCTACGCGTCGGACGCGATCGTCTCTGACGGCACCGAAGACCCTGGCTTCGACCGCGATCCCGAGCTCCATCACCAGCCCTCCACCAGGCCGGGCGCCAAGCTCCCACACGCCTGGATCACCCGCGGCCGCGAGCAGCTGTCCACCTTGGACGCGGCGGGTCGGGGACGGTTCACCCTGTTCACCGGCATCGGCGGAGACGACTGGACGTGCGCGGCCATGACCGCCACCGAAACGCTCGGTGTCGAGCTCGCCACGGTCGTCATCGGCCCCGGGCAGGAGTACGAGGACCCGTACGGCGACTGGGCGCGGCTGCGTGATATCGCCGACTCGGGGGCTCTGCTCGTACGACCCGACCATCACATTGCTTTCCGGCACGCTCACGCTGCGGCGTCCGGTGACGCGGAGGTGCTGCTCACCGCGGCGCTGCGTCAGATCCTCGGACACGGCTGAACCCCTCTCAATGCTTACCCTGCATTTCCACGAAAGGTGAACACCATGGCCTTCGCACTGCTCAGGCGCAGGCGAACCCAGGGCTTCGGCGGCGGCACGGGCCTCGCTCTGCCCCTTCCGCCCGGCGCAGGCGGCCTCGTCCGCGAGGTGCTGGACCCGTTGGGTCACCCCCTCGGCGGCGTTGACGTCACGGTCACCGCGACTGATACCCAGCGGGTCGCGGCACGAGGCACCACCGATCCGTACGGGCTGTTCTGCGCCGCATTGCCCGCGGGCCGTTACAGTCTGCTGATCACCGCGGAGAGCCTGCAGCCGCACCGCGAGACGGTGGACATCGTCGCGGGGGAGTGCGTGCCGCAGGCCAGGACACAGCTGGACATGGCGCGCCAGCCGGAGCTTCCGTCCCCCGGCGTCTGGCTCTTCGACCCGCCGCACACTGCGATCCGCTTCATCGCTAAGCATGTCGGCATGGCAAATGTGCACGGCCGATTCGAGCGCTTCGAGGGCGGCATCCGGGTCCACGAGAACATGGAGGAGTCGCAGGTCGAGGTCAGGATCCACGCCGACAGCATCACCACGGGCAACAACACCCGGGACAACCACCTGCGCTCGGCGGACTTTCTCGACGTCGAGAACTACCCGTACATCGACTTCGCCAGCAGTCGGTTCGTTCACCGCGGTGGCTCCAAGTGGTCGCTGCAGGGCACGCTGACCATGCACGGCGTCAGTCGCTCGATGGCCCTGGACACCAACTACCTGGGCACGGTCAACGGCGGCTACGGCGAGGAACTGCGCTGCGCCGCCTTGGCCAAGGCTGAACTCCACCGTGAGGACTACACCCTCAACTGGCGCAACATGCTGGCGCGCGGTATCGCCGTGGTCGGCCCGACGGTCAAGCTGGAGCTGGACATACAGGCGATGTACCGGAGCCACGACACCCCGACACCGCCCCGGTAGTTCCCGCGCCGTTGAGCCTGCGCGAAGTCACCTTTATGACACCGGGGATGAAGGTGACATGCCTCAAGGCAGGCAACACGACCTCCCGCGCCCCGTTTGGTTGCCTGACCGATCCGTGGGAAGACTTGCCCCGGTCCACGGGGCTCGGACCTGTAAGCTCCGGTTTTAGCAACGTTGCCGGCCATCTCACGCCGACACAGATGCGGCGTCACCCAGCGGTCGAGACCAGCCCGGCGGGACGCCAGGAAGTCGCTTCCGACCGGCCCGAGTGCCGCGTGATGCTCCGGGCCCCCTCGTCAATCCGTTCCGCTCGCCGCTCGGGTGCCGATCACGCCTGAGCGATCGGCGCGATCGGTGAGGTGTGTCAGTCGTGCTGATCGAAGGCCTGAACTCGACGGGCATCGCCCACTTCCTCGGCGGCTTCGACCAGGAGTTGTTTTCGGTCTGCCGCCGCACAACGTGAAGGTGTGCACCCTAGATGTCACGGCCGAGCCCGAATCCCAAAGCGACGGCTTTTAGAGCAGGGGCATTGGACCGAGGTCTCGACTCCCTTTCGTTACTTTCCGCTCATCAAGAGATCAGCCTACGGCCGTGATTCACCTTGCGCTTTCAATCGTGGACAGACGCTTGATAATCGTTTGTCATCTCACGTCTGCCCAGCTCAGACCGCTTCTGCATAGCATCGTTGCAGTTTGAACTATCGATGCGAGAAGGGCCCCTTCATGTGCATTTACGGTGACACTCCGTCACAAGAGTCGATTGGGCAGAATCGGCGAGGCTTTCTGCGCAACGCGGCGCTGGCCGGTGCGGGAGCGGCAGCCGTAGGAGTCGGCGCCTCCGCGCTCGGCGGAACGCCCGCGTTCGCCGCGGACGCCACCAGGAGTGGCAAGACCGGTCCGTGGAGACCGGATCCGACCGCCCTCCAGTTCACCCTCGCGGTCATGCCGGACACCCAGTTCCTGTACTGGGGCAGCCAGGACAGCGTCAACCGGACGCCGCAGGAGGAGTCGTTCCGCTACATCATCAACAACAGCGGGGACGCCACCAACAACATCGTGTTCATGGCACACCTCGGTGACCTGACACAGGATGCCGACGCGTCGTCGTTCCAGCAGGTCGACAAGGCGTTCGCCCTGCTGGACTCGCACGGTGCCGCGTACAGCGTGGTGGCCGGCAACCACGACGTGTCCGGCGACGACAGCCGCGGCGACACGCCGTACCTGAAGACCCTGGGCCCGCAGCGGTTCAAGCGCTCCAAGACGTTCGCCGGGTCGGACCCGACCGGCTATAACACCGCGCACATCTTCCAGGCCGCCGGCCGCTCGTGGCTGGTGCTGGCCCTGGACTGGCGGACCACCGACCAGGGCTTCGCGTGGGCCAACGACGTCATCAAGGCCCACCCGAAGATGCCGGTAATCCTCACGG harbors:
- a CDS encoding FAD-dependent oxidoreductase, with protein sequence MHTVETDVLIVGSGPAGSSAALALSTYGVPNIVVTRYASLADTPRAHITNQRTMEVLRDLGVEDEVVAKATPQQLMGNTVFCTSLAGEELGRLRSWGNEPLVQAEHELASPSRMCDMPQHLMEPILADAAVARGTSLRFETEYLSHVQDADGVTTTVKDRLRGDTYEIRAKYLIGADGARSRVAENARLPTVGQMGVAGSINILFEADLSKYTAYRPSTLYWVLAPGATVGGIGAGLVRCVRPWNEWMIVWGYELAAGAPDLTEEYAVSVVRRLIGDADIPVTITSSSAWTVNHLYAENYQDGRVLCAGDAVHRHPPSNGLGSNTSIQDAYNLAWKLKLVLDGTAGPSLLNTYTAERAPIGKQVVERANKSIGETAPVFEALDGLSPQTPEQLWANIAGRKDTTEAAEKQREQLREAIASKAYEFNAHGVEMNQRYASDAIVSDGTEDPGFDRDPELHHQPSTRPGAKLPHAWITRGREQLSTLDAAGRGRFTLFTGIGGDDWTCAAMTATETLGVELATVVIGPGQEYEDPYGDWARLRDIADSGALLVRPDHHIAFRHAHAAASGDAEVLLTAALRQILGHG
- a CDS encoding YceI family protein: MAFALLRRRRTQGFGGGTGLALPLPPGAGGLVREVLDPLGHPLGGVDVTVTATDTQRVAARGTTDPYGLFCAALPAGRYSLLITAESLQPHRETVDIVAGECVPQARTQLDMARQPELPSPGVWLFDPPHTAIRFIAKHVGMANVHGRFERFEGGIRVHENMEESQVEVRIHADSITTGNNTRDNHLRSADFLDVENYPYIDFASSRFVHRGGSKWSLQGTLTMHGVSRSMALDTNYLGTVNGGYGEELRCAALAKAELHREDYTLNWRNMLARGIAVVGPTVKLELDIQAMYRSHDTPTPPR